The genomic interval AAAATAAAATCCTAAAAAATACTCTAAAAAATTCAACTAAACCCAAAAAAGAAAATTTAAAACCTAGCCCTAAGTTCTACTTAACTCCAAAAACTAGCAAACTAATTGAAAAATGTATCAGAAGGCTAAAACAAATTGATCCAATATCTGGCTGGTTCGTACATCTACTATCAATAAGTGGGTGCAGGGGTACTGAAATTCAAAAAGTAAAAATGCAAGATATTACTCAGTTATCAAATAAAACCGGAGAAATTTATTACAATATAAAAGTAAATGTGGCAAAAAAAAGAAGTGTCGCCTGTATTAGAGAAATTGTCATTAACTCTAAAGAGTTTGATGCTATTCAAACAGCACATAAAAATCATTTCGAAGAAAAAAATCTTGATACAAGACGTACTTATCTCTTCCAAAAAACTAAACATAAGTT from Borreliella spielmanii carries:
- a CDS encoding tyrosine-type recombinase/integrase, with the protein product MDFNNYLNLNNNSTDFILKLLKDYQKVIDENKILKNTLKNSTKPKKENLKPSPKFYLTPKTSKLIEKCIRRLKQIDPISGWFVHLLSISGCRGTEIQKVKMQDITQLSNKTGEIYYNIKVNVAKKRSVACIREIVINSKEFDAIQTAHKNHFEEKNLDTRRTYLFQKTKHKFKDNQIDITHISKKFKDLLKKSGFKVNKSLHLCRNLFISNLKANGYNSFQIKELMKYSSTHEIDNIYGLSSANKIQA